A part of Thermococcus sp. LS1 genomic DNA contains:
- a CDS encoding radical SAM protein, translating into MAERKKLKIYIPGIKFPSISLTGNYCALNCAHCGRHYLERMRKPTRRELLNYCMNLEKEGYTGCLLSGGMDSRLKVPLDKYADELREIKRRTSLKLNAHVGFIDESDLEWVKYVDVVSLDFVGDNDVIRRVYKINKTVKDYLRILDLLTEAGVRVAPHITIGLDFGRIHWEYKAIDMLLQYPIDVIVLDVLIPTPGTEMESVQKPGVEESLNVVRYAREKFDGELSIGCMRPLGKWRLDFDKGAVSAGVDRLTNPPRKVIEWAKTVREVEIIYECCVM; encoded by the coding sequence ATGGCAGAACGAAAAAAACTCAAAATCTACATCCCCGGCATCAAATTTCCCTCAATCTCGCTCACCGGCAACTACTGTGCCCTCAACTGCGCCCACTGCGGGAGGCACTACCTGGAGAGAATGAGAAAACCCACGCGAAGGGAGCTCCTCAACTACTGTATGAATCTGGAAAAGGAAGGCTATACCGGCTGCCTCCTCAGCGGCGGCATGGATTCCAGGTTGAAGGTACCACTGGATAAGTACGCGGACGAGCTGAGGGAAATAAAGAGGAGGACGAGCTTAAAGCTCAACGCCCACGTCGGCTTCATCGACGAGAGCGATTTGGAGTGGGTCAAATACGTTGACGTCGTTTCCCTCGACTTCGTCGGAGATAACGACGTGATAAGGCGCGTGTACAAGATAAACAAGACCGTCAAAGACTACCTCAGAATTCTCGATCTGCTCACCGAAGCCGGTGTTAGGGTCGCACCCCATATAACAATCGGCCTTGACTTCGGCAGAATTCACTGGGAGTACAAGGCAATAGACATGCTCCTTCAGTACCCTATAGACGTCATCGTCCTCGACGTACTCATCCCAACACCCGGCACTGAGATGGAGAGCGTTCAAAAGCCAGGTGTGGAGGAGAGCCTCAACGTTGTCAGGTACGCCAGGGAAAAGTTTGATGGCGAGCTTAGCATAGGCTGCATGAGGCCGCTTGGGAAATGGCGCCTTGATTTTGATAAGGGGGCCGTCTCAGCGGGCGTTGACAGACTGACGAACCCACCAAGAAAAGTTATAGAATGGGCAAAAACTGTGAGGGAAGTTGAAATAATCTACGAGTGCTGCGTTATGTAG
- the eno gene encoding phosphopyruvate hydratase — MENPFEITAVVAREILDSRGNPTVEVEVYTPISMGRAAVPSGASTGTHEALELRDGGKRYHGKGVRRAVENVNKIIAPELIGMDVTWQRDIDMLMLELDGTENKSNLGANAILGVSLAVAKAAANALGLPLYQYIGGTNAYVMPVPMSNVINGGVHAGNELDFQEFMIMPVGAASFREAIMWVSETYHVLKSVIAEKYGKGAINVGDEGGFAPPMKEVTEPLETLIKAIEEAGYKPGDEIALAIDAASSEFYHPDIGKYVVAGKEYTREELVDLYKELVSSYPIVSIEDPFQEEDWEGFKLITKELGGKIQIVGDDLFVTNPKRIRKGIEMGAANALLLKVNQIGTLSEAIDAAYTAFRAGYGVVVSHRSGETEDATIADLAVALNAGQIKTGAPARSDRNAKYNQLIRIEEELEGIAYYPGRKFRNPFF; from the coding sequence ATGGAGAACCCCTTTGAGATAACCGCGGTCGTTGCCAGGGAGATACTGGACAGCAGGGGAAACCCTACGGTTGAGGTCGAGGTCTACACGCCGATAAGCATGGGAAGGGCAGCGGTTCCGAGCGGAGCGAGCACTGGAACCCACGAGGCCCTTGAGCTCCGCGACGGAGGAAAGCGCTACCATGGAAAAGGCGTTAGAAGGGCTGTTGAGAACGTCAACAAGATAATCGCGCCCGAACTCATCGGTATGGACGTCACCTGGCAGAGGGACATCGATATGCTCATGCTCGAGCTCGACGGCACCGAGAACAAGAGCAACCTCGGTGCAAATGCTATTCTCGGCGTTTCTCTGGCCGTTGCTAAGGCCGCCGCCAACGCCCTCGGCCTTCCGCTCTACCAGTACATAGGCGGAACCAACGCCTACGTAATGCCCGTTCCAATGAGCAACGTCATCAACGGCGGCGTTCACGCTGGAAACGAGCTCGACTTCCAGGAGTTCATGATAATGCCCGTTGGTGCAGCCTCCTTCAGGGAGGCCATAATGTGGGTCAGCGAGACCTACCACGTTCTTAAGAGCGTCATAGCCGAGAAGTACGGCAAGGGTGCAATAAACGTTGGAGACGAGGGTGGCTTCGCACCGCCAATGAAAGAGGTCACCGAGCCACTCGAGACCCTCATCAAGGCCATTGAGGAGGCCGGCTACAAGCCGGGCGACGAGATTGCCCTCGCTATTGATGCAGCTTCCAGCGAGTTCTACCACCCGGACATCGGCAAGTACGTCGTTGCCGGCAAGGAGTACACGAGGGAAGAGCTCGTTGACCTCTACAAGGAGCTCGTCTCGAGCTATCCGATAGTCTCTATCGAGGACCCGTTCCAGGAGGAGGACTGGGAGGGCTTCAAGCTCATCACTAAAGAGCTCGGCGGCAAGATACAGATAGTCGGCGACGACCTCTTCGTCACCAACCCGAAGAGGATAAGAAAGGGCATCGAGATGGGTGCCGCCAACGCGCTCCTCCTCAAAGTCAACCAGATTGGAACGCTGAGCGAGGCCATAGATGCCGCCTACACAGCCTTTAGGGCTGGCTACGGCGTCGTCGTCTCCCACAGGAGCGGAGAGACCGAGGATGCTACCATAGCAGACCTTGCCGTTGCCCTTAACGCCGGCCAGATAAAGACCGGTGCTCCAGCCAGGAGTGACAGGAACGCCAAGTACAACCAGCTCATCAGGATCGAAGAGGAGCTCGAGGGCATCGCGTACTATCCGGGCAGGAAGTTCAGGAACCCGTTCTTCTGA
- a CDS encoding Lrp/AsnC family transcriptional regulator: protein MVTSLDATDMKLLKELKENARENIASLSKKLGIPRTTVHYRIKKLVEEGVIEKFTVKPNYKKLNLGTTAFILARYEPDSGLSQREVAERIAALEGVYEVHIIAGEWDLLIKVRAPSSEEVGKIVVDRLREIKGVGQTVTMVSFVTVKEEL, encoded by the coding sequence ATGGTAACTTCACTCGATGCCACTGATATGAAGCTGTTGAAGGAACTTAAGGAAAACGCCAGGGAGAACATAGCCTCGCTCAGTAAGAAGCTGGGCATCCCGAGGACCACCGTCCACTACCGCATCAAAAAGCTCGTTGAGGAGGGCGTGATCGAGAAGTTCACAGTTAAGCCAAACTACAAGAAGCTCAACCTTGGCACTACCGCTTTCATACTTGCCAGATACGAGCCAGATTCCGGCCTGAGCCAGCGGGAGGTCGCTGAAAGAATAGCCGCCCTCGAAGGGGTTTACGAGGTCCACATCATAGCAGGCGAGTGGGATCTCCTCATAAAGGTGCGCGCCCCCTCATCGGAGGAGGTTGGCAAGATAGTCGTTGATAGGCTCAGAGAAATCAAGGGCGTCGGCCAAACTGTGACTATGGTGTCATTCGTTACCGTGAAGGAGGAGCTGTAA
- a CDS encoding ornithine aminotransferase produces MVVRPNVKELPGPKAQEIIKKNFEALAVTTQDPDTLPIVIDHGDGILVYDVDGNVFYDFGSGVGVLNVGHAHPRVVEAVKRQAEKFTHFALNDFFYENAIILANKLAELAPGDFPKKVVYQNSGAEANEAMMKLVKYGTGRKRFIAFYHAFHGRTQAVLSLTASKWVQQERFFPTMPGVEHVPYPNPYRNPWHIDGYAEPDELVNRVIEFIEEYVFRHVPPEEVGAIVFEPIQGEGGYVVPPKNFFKELKKLADNYGILLADDEVQMGVGRTGKFWAIEHFGIAPDTIQFGKAIGGGIPLAGVVHRADIAFDKPGRHASTFGGNPVAIAAGIEVVEIVKELLPHVQDVGDYLHKRLKELEEKYDVIGDARGLGLAQAVEIVKSKDTKEKHPELRNEIVKEAVKRGLILLGCGDNSIRFIPPLTISKEEIDVAMEIFEESLKAALQ; encoded by the coding sequence ATGGTGGTTAGGCCAAACGTTAAGGAGCTTCCCGGGCCGAAGGCTCAGGAGATAATAAAGAAGAACTTCGAGGCTCTGGCGGTTACCACCCAGGACCCCGATACCCTCCCTATAGTCATCGACCACGGTGATGGCATACTCGTCTACGACGTCGACGGAAACGTCTTCTACGACTTCGGAAGCGGTGTCGGTGTTCTCAACGTCGGCCACGCCCACCCGAGGGTTGTTGAGGCCGTTAAGAGGCAGGCCGAGAAGTTCACTCACTTCGCACTGAACGACTTCTTCTACGAGAACGCCATAATACTAGCCAACAAGCTTGCCGAGCTCGCCCCGGGCGACTTCCCGAAGAAGGTCGTCTACCAGAACAGCGGTGCCGAGGCCAACGAGGCCATGATGAAGCTCGTCAAGTACGGCACCGGCAGGAAGAGGTTCATAGCCTTCTACCACGCCTTCCACGGCAGGACCCAGGCCGTTCTCAGCCTCACCGCAAGCAAATGGGTCCAGCAGGAGCGCTTCTTCCCGACCATGCCGGGCGTTGAGCACGTACCCTATCCGAACCCCTACAGGAACCCCTGGCACATTGATGGCTACGCCGAGCCGGACGAGCTTGTTAACAGGGTCATTGAGTTCATCGAGGAGTACGTCTTCCGCCATGTTCCGCCCGAAGAGGTTGGCGCCATAGTCTTCGAGCCGATTCAGGGTGAGGGTGGCTACGTCGTTCCACCGAAGAACTTCTTCAAGGAGCTCAAGAAGCTCGCCGACAACTACGGAATCCTCCTCGCGGACGACGAGGTCCAGATGGGTGTTGGCAGGACGGGCAAGTTCTGGGCCATTGAGCACTTTGGCATTGCCCCGGACACCATCCAGTTCGGTAAGGCCATAGGCGGCGGCATTCCGCTCGCCGGTGTCGTCCACAGGGCCGACATAGCGTTCGACAAGCCTGGCAGGCATGCCTCGACCTTCGGCGGCAACCCCGTCGCCATAGCGGCTGGAATAGAGGTCGTGGAGATCGTCAAGGAGCTCTTGCCGCACGTCCAGGATGTCGGTGACTACCTCCACAAGCGCCTCAAGGAACTTGAGGAGAAGTACGATGTCATCGGAGATGCCAGAGGTCTCGGTCTCGCCCAGGCCGTCGAGATTGTCAAGAGCAAGGACACCAAGGAGAAGCACCCAGAGCTCAGGAACGAAATCGTCAAGGAAGCCGTCAAGCGCGGCCTTATACTCCTCGGCTGCGGCGACAACAGCATAAGGTTCATCCCACCGCTGACCATCAGCAAGGAAGAGATCGACGTGGCTATGGAAATATTCGAGGAGAGCCTCAAGGCCGCTCTCCAGTGA
- a CDS encoding CGP-CTERM-anchored Cys-rich protein, producing the protein MKRVMVLIVFLMFALTPLSEACMSPTDVYAVEVVLNKPGIIYKPYPAFNALHNAIVENSTFIFRSHYDKRLAVILWNASDGPHLRIEILAEWRETGLAKTAFNASLLITTDALEKLEADGWKTKDNLTFTRGNVTITLKPVTGGECTSDGDCATGGCSGEVCAPREEAAKIITPCVYREWYTCLGLTSCGCVNGICTWKPNDAFESCLREHGIDPEKVIRAGSVRVEVEAYDMDPGEVEAAVKDFLSAFGVDCNPVLTFMEPMSGRLVPVVDPSEVNFSEAVKVELEWLRDVGVLQISDEDIEAIAKVAGPGKAGPNSHIGWYETKDGTYAWIPYDESLNPMLVRCTADEVPTYNLPNGTVYVGPTITQPPSTDATTSTESSPNGGICGPALVVGLSLVTLLRRR; encoded by the coding sequence ATGAAGAGGGTCATGGTGCTGATTGTGTTTTTGATGTTCGCTCTAACACCCCTGTCCGAGGCCTGCATGAGCCCCACCGATGTCTACGCGGTCGAGGTCGTTCTGAACAAGCCCGGGATAATTTACAAGCCGTATCCCGCTTTTAATGCTCTTCACAACGCGATAGTCGAGAACAGCACTTTCATCTTTCGCTCCCACTACGACAAAAGGCTTGCGGTTATACTATGGAACGCCAGCGACGGTCCTCACCTGAGGATAGAGATTCTGGCAGAGTGGAGAGAGACTGGGCTGGCTAAAACAGCCTTCAACGCCTCGCTCCTGATAACAACCGACGCACTTGAAAAGTTGGAAGCTGATGGATGGAAAACAAAGGACAACCTAACTTTCACTAGGGGCAACGTCACGATAACTCTGAAGCCCGTGACTGGGGGAGAGTGCACTTCGGATGGGGACTGCGCCACTGGCGGCTGCTCCGGGGAAGTATGTGCTCCGAGGGAAGAGGCTGCCAAGATAATAACCCCCTGCGTCTATCGCGAGTGGTACACCTGCCTCGGCCTGACGAGCTGCGGCTGCGTAAACGGGATCTGCACCTGGAAGCCAAACGATGCCTTCGAGTCCTGCCTGAGGGAGCACGGGATTGATCCTGAGAAAGTTATCCGGGCGGGTTCCGTGAGGGTGGAGGTTGAAGCTTACGACATGGACCCTGGAGAGGTTGAAGCCGCCGTTAAGGATTTTCTCTCGGCCTTTGGTGTTGACTGCAACCCGGTGCTAACCTTCATGGAACCCATGAGTGGAAGGCTCGTTCCTGTGGTTGATCCCTCCGAGGTGAACTTCTCGGAGGCGGTAAAAGTCGAGCTCGAGTGGCTGAGGGATGTCGGAGTGCTTCAAATAAGCGACGAAGACATCGAAGCGATAGCTAAAGTTGCCGGGCCTGGAAAGGCGGGGCCTAATTCCCACATCGGCTGGTATGAGACAAAAGACGGCACTTATGCGTGGATACCCTATGATGAGAGCCTTAATCCAATGTTGGTCAGGTGCACCGCCGATGAGGTGCCCACCTACAACCTCCCGAACGGAACGGTCTATGTTGGTCCAACAATAACCCAGCCTCCATCCACAGATGCTACCACGTCGACGGAGAGTTCACCAAACGGTGGGATATGCGGTCCTGCCTTAGTCGTTGGGCTGTCGTTGGTTACCCTCCTGCGGAGGAGGTGA
- a CDS encoding MFS transporter, whose product MDIVKRYTLLYIFMNTGFIGNLLIVYYLSKGLTYAQIGIATSILTVGFFLFEVPTGVVADKMSRKLSVLVGFAINITAMIFLIFLRGFPMLLIYAIVASFGATFVSGSLQAWLFDNLKHLGMEREYRSLMRDIKTLTIPLSALAIAIGGILAQLYGFWLPLLLTLILEIATLIVAYTIPEYEFKKPERSYLSHTLHSFKDILQPQLFWLVVLSITVVMATNQFRKFFEPYLGEILAKSLGTTLMGTLGLLGIVESIVKIIPRLIGVRLRDSWSVKAYSLAPVVIPVLTALSVVYQNPLWIIAIGIFVTVIHTAFSFNLGIEIQYRIPSEKRATILSVYSMVSALVMSVFYFIYGFAVDWLGLGEARLVFAIALLVAGIFLKAGEIVGPLGETLRLRHAEAIPNER is encoded by the coding sequence ATGGATATAGTAAAGCGCTATACCTTACTTTACATCTTCATGAATACAGGCTTCATTGGGAACCTCCTCATCGTCTACTACCTCTCAAAGGGCCTTACATATGCCCAGATAGGCATCGCGACATCGATACTGACTGTGGGATTCTTCCTGTTTGAGGTCCCGACAGGTGTGGTCGCGGACAAGATGAGCAGGAAGCTCAGCGTTCTGGTGGGCTTTGCGATAAATATAACGGCCATGATATTCCTGATATTCCTTAGGGGATTCCCGATGTTGCTCATTTATGCCATTGTTGCTTCGTTCGGCGCAACGTTCGTGAGCGGAAGCCTCCAAGCGTGGCTCTTTGACAACCTCAAACACCTTGGGATGGAAAGAGAATACCGGAGCCTAATGAGGGACATTAAAACTCTTACGATTCCACTCTCGGCACTAGCCATAGCGATCGGAGGAATCCTCGCCCAGCTCTACGGCTTCTGGCTTCCCCTTCTTCTTACGTTAATCCTTGAAATAGCTACCCTTATCGTGGCCTACACGATTCCAGAATATGAATTCAAAAAACCAGAGCGCTCATACCTCTCACACACTCTCCATTCATTCAAGGACATCCTCCAGCCCCAGCTCTTCTGGCTGGTGGTTCTCTCGATAACCGTCGTCATGGCCACGAACCAGTTCCGGAAGTTCTTCGAGCCCTACCTCGGTGAGATACTCGCAAAAAGCCTTGGAACGACCTTAATGGGAACCCTTGGACTCCTTGGAATTGTTGAATCCATCGTGAAGATTATCCCAAGGCTCATAGGCGTTCGCTTAAGGGACTCGTGGAGCGTTAAGGCCTACTCCCTTGCCCCGGTTGTCATTCCAGTATTGACGGCATTGTCGGTCGTTTACCAGAATCCGCTTTGGATTATTGCCATTGGGATTTTCGTTACGGTGATTCACACGGCCTTCTCCTTTAACCTTGGGATAGAGATCCAGTACAGGATTCCGAGCGAGAAGAGGGCCACCATACTGTCCGTTTACTCCATGGTCTCGGCACTGGTCATGAGCGTTTTCTACTTCATCTACGGGTTTGCCGTTGATTGGCTTGGGCTTGGGGAGGCGAGACTGGTGTTTGCCATAGCGCTACTGGTTGCTGGAATCTTCCTGAAGGCCGGTGAAATCGTGGGGCCCCTCGGGGAGACCCTACGGCTCAGGCACGCGGAGGCTATCCCAAATGAGCGGTAG
- a CDS encoding radical SAM/SPASM domain-containing protein: MVLMDIDDTNRDLNCIKSEIAGFPKFFVIHDSSGYVVEVEPEIYSGLQKIKEGEGDKLTSEERAKLRELQNYLNQLPPLNLEYNEDYGFLLGGSINVSQACNFSCVYCYANKGTYTLEKPKLIDKETIRKAIDFLFEKSPYGVSIVFFGGEPLLNFPAIKEGVLYAEQKARETKKPVFFNVTTNGYLLTPEVAEFVLNHPFNVIVSMDGPKEIHDHNRPFADNSPTYNVVAKNLKHLVEEAKKRGKLHKISVRATVLPEQLNRVYDIYHHIKTEFGVLNVGVELATLSDSVVTKGHIDTYLDQLKKIAVEEVETFGELGTVVYVKFKQIIQDVYRGRVSSFHCGAGKGSVAIDVNGNIYPCHRFVSMKNFELSHIENFEWEHLKRFELQKYNFFNHEPCKSCWLKLYCHDFCFYENTIYTGKGFIPPALKCYYSRESFKIGLWLYSRLWDEYEEEFEKVLEKSISVPSSDPERNTAPELERIESEHITATI; encoded by the coding sequence ATGGTATTAATGGATATAGATGATACAAATAGAGATTTAAACTGTATAAAGTCTGAAATAGCTGGTTTTCCAAAGTTTTTCGTGATACACGATAGCTCGGGATACGTGGTGGAGGTAGAGCCCGAAATCTACTCCGGCCTTCAGAAAATCAAAGAAGGGGAAGGGGACAAACTAACCTCGGAAGAGCGAGCAAAACTTAGGGAACTTCAGAACTATTTGAACCAGCTCCCGCCCCTAAACCTTGAATACAACGAAGATTACGGTTTCCTCCTTGGGGGGAGTATCAACGTTTCCCAGGCCTGTAATTTCTCCTGCGTTTACTGCTACGCAAATAAAGGAACCTATACCCTCGAAAAGCCAAAACTTATAGACAAAGAGACAATCCGAAAGGCCATAGACTTCCTATTTGAAAAATCTCCCTATGGAGTGAGCATAGTCTTCTTTGGAGGGGAACCCCTACTAAACTTTCCTGCAATAAAAGAAGGCGTCCTCTATGCAGAGCAGAAGGCCAGGGAAACAAAGAAACCCGTCTTTTTCAACGTTACAACCAACGGATACCTTCTCACCCCAGAGGTGGCTGAATTCGTACTAAACCACCCCTTCAACGTGATAGTGAGCATGGATGGACCTAAAGAAATCCACGACCATAACAGACCCTTTGCGGACAACTCCCCCACCTACAATGTTGTAGCTAAAAACCTCAAGCACCTCGTTGAAGAAGCTAAAAAAAGAGGAAAGCTCCACAAGATTTCTGTGAGAGCAACTGTTCTCCCAGAACAGCTTAATAGAGTTTATGACATCTACCACCACATCAAGACAGAATTTGGAGTCCTCAACGTCGGGGTTGAATTAGCCACCCTCTCGGACAGCGTAGTAACCAAGGGGCACATTGATACTTACCTGGACCAACTCAAGAAAATCGCCGTCGAAGAAGTTGAAACCTTTGGGGAGTTGGGAACCGTTGTTTACGTCAAATTCAAACAGATAATCCAGGATGTTTACAGAGGGAGAGTAAGTAGCTTCCATTGTGGCGCTGGAAAGGGAAGCGTTGCCATTGACGTGAACGGAAACATTTATCCGTGTCATCGGTTCGTCAGCATGAAGAACTTTGAGCTTAGCCACATTGAGAACTTCGAATGGGAACATCTAAAACGCTTTGAGCTCCAAAAATACAACTTCTTCAACCATGAACCCTGTAAGAGCTGTTGGCTAAAACTCTACTGCCACGACTTTTGCTTCTACGAAAACACAATATACACGGGCAAGGGATTCATACCGCCTGCTCTGAAATGCTACTATTCGAGAGAATCTTTCAAAATAGGACTATGGCTTTACTCCCGGCTCTGGGATGAATATGAGGAAGAGTTCGAGAAGGTGTTAGAAAAGTCAATCTCAGTCCCCAGCTCTGACCCTGAACGTAATACTGCTCCTGAGCTTGAGAGGATAGAATCAGAACACATCACGGCCACAATTTAA
- a CDS encoding XTP/dITP diphosphatase yields the protein MRLAFITSNPGKVEEARKYFEPLGVEVYQLRVEYPEIQADTLEEVALFGLEWLSRKIDGPFFLDDSGLFVEALKGFPGVYSAYVYKTLGVDGLLKLMEGVENRRAYFKSVIAYWDGEAHVFTGIVEGEIIHEKRGNMGFGFDPVFKPSGFDKTFAEMTTTEKNKISHRGQALKAFSEWLKENLK from the coding sequence ATGAGGCTGGCGTTCATCACTTCTAACCCCGGAAAGGTTGAGGAAGCGCGAAAGTACTTTGAACCCTTGGGCGTTGAAGTTTATCAGCTCAGGGTTGAGTATCCGGAGATACAGGCAGATACGCTCGAAGAAGTTGCCCTCTTCGGCTTGGAGTGGCTGAGCAGGAAAATCGATGGACCGTTTTTCCTCGACGATTCTGGTCTCTTCGTCGAAGCTTTGAAGGGATTCCCTGGTGTTTACTCTGCCTACGTCTACAAGACCCTCGGCGTTGACGGCCTTCTGAAGCTCATGGAGGGCGTTGAGAACAGGAGGGCGTACTTCAAGAGTGTCATAGCTTACTGGGATGGCGAAGCTCACGTCTTTACCGGTATTGTGGAAGGCGAGATAATCCACGAGAAGCGCGGAAACATGGGCTTCGGTTTTGACCCGGTATTCAAGCCTTCGGGTTTCGACAAAACTTTTGCCGAAATGACAACCACCGAAAAGAACAAAATATCACACAGAGGTCAGGCTCTTAAAGCTTTTTCAGAGTGGCTAAAGGAAAACCTTAAATAA
- a CDS encoding ECF transporter S component — protein MGDLTEMLKPYVPYVLGGAIIVYLAYLWANREKFRSANVMAISAMMAAVVGVTTAFVTITIPATGGYLNFGDTMVMFTAMVFGPVVGVFAGGVGSALGDVIAGYPGWAPITLVVKGLEGLAVGYLARRSDNVSTLIIAGIVGGIIMVTGYFLFEAYMFGIPAAAQEVPPNIVQAVTGVLVGTGLAQAIKKRYPEVEDLI, from the coding sequence ATGGGAGACCTAACTGAAATGCTAAAACCCTACGTGCCCTATGTACTTGGAGGGGCGATCATAGTCTACCTCGCCTACCTCTGGGCCAACAGAGAGAAGTTCAGGAGCGCCAATGTTATGGCAATATCTGCAATGATGGCGGCCGTAGTGGGTGTCACCACTGCATTCGTCACGATAACCATTCCAGCGACCGGCGGCTACCTCAACTTCGGCGACACGATGGTGATGTTCACAGCTATGGTCTTCGGCCCCGTTGTTGGTGTCTTTGCAGGTGGTGTCGGCTCTGCCCTCGGCGATGTTATAGCAGGATACCCCGGATGGGCGCCAATAACGCTCGTCGTCAAGGGACTGGAAGGCCTCGCCGTTGGTTATCTGGCAAGGAGAAGCGACAATGTCTCGACGCTCATCATAGCCGGCATAGTCGGTGGAATAATAATGGTAACCGGCTACTTCCTGTTCGAGGCGTACATGTTTGGAATTCCGGCGGCGGCCCAGGAAGTCCCACCCAACATCGTCCAGGCAGTCACCGGTGTTTTAGTCGGCACCGGACTAGCGCAGGCAATAAAGAAGAGGTATCCCGAGGTCGAAGACCTCATCTAA
- a CDS encoding adenosine-specific kinase translates to MVKIEVVDIEKPEGVEVIIGQGNFSIFTVDDLAKTLLTTVPGIKFGVAMNEAKPQLTRFTGNDEELKKLAAKNAVKIGAGHVFVILMKNAFPINVLNAIKNHPAVAMVYGASENPFQVIVAETELGRSVLGVVDGKAANKIETEEQKAERRELVEKIGYKID, encoded by the coding sequence ATGGTGAAGATAGAGGTTGTTGATATAGAAAAACCTGAGGGTGTTGAAGTGATAATCGGACAGGGGAACTTCTCCATATTCACAGTTGATGACCTCGCAAAGACACTTCTCACCACTGTCCCGGGTATAAAGTTCGGTGTAGCCATGAATGAGGCAAAGCCTCAGCTTACTCGCTTCACCGGCAACGATGAGGAGCTCAAGAAGCTCGCCGCCAAGAACGCAGTGAAGATAGGGGCCGGCCACGTCTTTGTGATTCTCATGAAAAACGCCTTCCCGATAAACGTCCTCAACGCCATCAAGAACCACCCTGCCGTTGCCATGGTCTACGGCGCCAGCGAGAACCCGTTCCAGGTTATCGTTGCTGAGACCGAGCTTGGAAGGTCAGTGCTTGGTGTCGTTGACGGCAAAGCGGCAAACAAGATAGAGACCGAGGAGCAGAAGGCTGAGAGGCGCGAGCTCGTCGAGAAGATTGGCTACAAGATAGACTGA
- the deoC gene encoding deoxyribose-phosphate aldolase, whose protein sequence is MSDQIDIARYIDHTNLKPYATADDIVKLCDEAKRYNFYAVCVNPYRVKLAKEQLKGSNVKVATVIGFPLGATPTEVKVFEAKKALEDGADELDMVINIGALKDGDYEYVKRDIEEVVKVAHEKGAIVKVIIETCYLTEEEKVKACELAKEAGADFVKTSTGFGTGGATVEDVKLMRKVVGPDMGVKASGGIRTYEQAMAMIEAGATRIGTSSGVKIMEGAMDAGN, encoded by the coding sequence ATGAGCGATCAAATTGATATCGCCAGATATATTGACCATACGAATCTCAAACCTTACGCTACTGCCGATGATATAGTTAAGCTCTGCGATGAGGCCAAGCGCTACAACTTCTACGCCGTCTGCGTCAATCCCTACCGCGTTAAACTCGCCAAGGAGCAGCTCAAAGGTTCGAACGTAAAAGTGGCCACCGTCATAGGATTTCCACTCGGTGCAACTCCCACAGAAGTCAAGGTCTTCGAGGCGAAGAAAGCACTTGAAGACGGCGCCGATGAGCTGGATATGGTGATAAACATCGGCGCGCTGAAGGATGGCGATTATGAGTACGTTAAGCGAGACATAGAAGAGGTCGTCAAGGTCGCCCATGAGAAGGGGGCAATAGTCAAGGTCATTATCGAGACCTGCTATCTAACTGAGGAAGAGAAAGTCAAAGCCTGCGAGCTGGCCAAGGAGGCCGGAGCGGACTTTGTGAAGACCTCGACCGGCTTCGGAACCGGCGGCGCAACAGTCGAGGACGTCAAGCTGATGAGAAAGGTCGTTGGCCCCGATATGGGTGTCAAAGCATCTGGAGGAATCAGAACCTACGAGCAGGCAATGGCTATGATAGAGGCTGGCGCGACGAGGATAGGGACCTCTAGTGGTGTGAAAATTATGGAGGGGGCAATGGATGCAGGAAATTAA
- a CDS encoding family 4B encapsulin nanocompartment shell protein: MQEIKDILDRAIQELRAEGLEPDILLVGPGFLEHTIQVLRECKLKIYKIDELGYDAVVADSKYLGQIKRASRRISVEPLLEENEMWEEIKKLNV, encoded by the coding sequence ATGCAGGAAATTAAGGACATCCTTGATCGGGCCATTCAGGAACTCAGGGCGGAGGGTCTTGAGCCGGACATCCTCCTCGTTGGTCCAGGCTTCCTGGAGCACACCATCCAGGTGCTCAGGGAGTGCAAGCTTAAGATATACAAGATTGATGAGCTCGGCTACGATGCGGTGGTCGCTGACTCCAAGTACCTCGGCCAGATAAAGCGCGCCTCCAGAAGGATTTCGGTCGAGCCTCTCCTCGAAGAAAATGAAATGTGGGAAGAAATAAAGAAGCTGAACGTTTAG